One window from the genome of Paramisgurnus dabryanus chromosome 24, PD_genome_1.1, whole genome shotgun sequence encodes:
- the LOC135722989 gene encoding uncharacterized protein encodes MEGDSVTLHTNVTEINIVDQLEWTFIPQETLIALIDKEISGTPIYGNIVLDGRFRDRVKVDYQTGDLIITNITAQHTGLYQMTFISKLKISNRFTITVYGPLPIPDISKVSSQCSSSSERSSDSKCVLLCSVLSMTDVILSLSWYKGNSLLSSINVSDLNIRLSLPLEVEYQDNNTYRCVVNNPLINQTQHLIITDVCEPCSDFVNSCALTEAVIRLVVSALVGVAAVAASVVLIYDIRSRRDEQKRRS; translated from the exons atggagggagattctgttactctacacactaatgttactgaaataaatattgttgatcAGTTAGAATGGACATTTATACCTCAAGAGACTCTCATAGCTTTAATTGATAAAGAAATCAGTGGGACCCCAATTTATGGTAACATTGTTCTTGATGGAAGATTCAGAGATCGAGTGAAGGTGGATTATCAAACTGGAGATCTCATCATCACAAACATCACAGCTCAACACACTGGACTCTATCAAATGACATTTATCAGCAAGTTGAAGATATCAAACAGATTCACAATTACTGTCTATG GTCCTTTGCCCATTCCTGACATTAGCAAGGTCTCTTCACAATGTTCCTCATCATCAGAAAGATCATCAGACTCAAAatgtgtgttgttgtgttcaGTGTTAAGTATGACAGATGTGATTCTCAGTCTGTCCTGGTACAAAGGAAACAGTTTATTGTCCAGCATCAATGTGTCTGATCTCAACATCAGACTCTCTCTACCTCTGGAGGTTGAATATCAGGATAACAACACATACAGATGTGTGGTGAACAATCCTCTCATAAATCAAACTCAACATCTCATCATCACTGATGTCTGTGAACCGTGTTCAG ATTTTGTCAATTCTTGTGCTTTGACTGAAGCTGTTATCCGATTGGTCGTCTCTGCTCTGGTGGGCGTGGCTGCTGTTGCTGCATCTGTTGTTTTGATTTATGACATCAGATCCAGAAGAGATGAACAGAAGAGAAGATCATAA
- the LOC135722883 gene encoding uncharacterized protein, translating to MFHRFLICLLMCRLTGVFGATFLGKPMSVMEGDSVTLHADITDLRKDEVIEWSFILQRSRTIVAINKAANKISIYDDVLDGRFRDRLQINDQTGDLTITNITTQHTGLYKINRGTSSRFYIKVYGAHEVKSVSVMKGDSVTLHIDIDEIQRYDDLRWTFGPQYTFIAGIYRWPLNEISIRDDVLDGRFRDRLQVNKQTGDLTITDITTQHTGLYLMVNNYVEDLSRFYIKVYTHLPVPLITFNSSQCPSSSSPSVSNCLLLCSVLNMRGVSLSWYKGNSLLSSISVSDLNIRLSLPLEVEYQDTNTYSCVLNNTNTNQTQHLNITQLCQPCSDCVSCCDTTESVIRLVVSALVGVATVAVLIYDIRSKFE from the exons ATGTTTCACAGATTTCTGATTTGTTTGTTGATGTGCCGTCTGACTG GTGTGTTTGGTGCTACTTTTCTAGGAAAGCCAATGTCAGTGATGGAGGGAGATTCTGTTACTCTACACGCTGATATTACTGACCTACGGAAAGATGAAGTGATAGAGTGGAGTTTTATACTGCAACGGTCTCGCACAATCGTTGCAATCAATAAAGCAGCTAATAAGATATCAATATATGATGATGTTCTTGATGGGAGATTCAGAGACAGACTGCAGATAAATGatcagactggagatctcacCATCACAAACATCACAACTCAACACACTGGACTTTACAAAATAAACAGAGGGACTTCATCCAGATTCTATATTAAAGTCTATG GTGCTCATGAAGTGAAGTCAGTGTCAGTGATGAAGGGAGATTCTGTTACTCTACACATTGATATTGATGAAATACAGAGATATGATGATTTACGGTGGACATTTGGACCTCAATATACTTTTATTGCTGGAATCTATAGATGGCCTCTTAATGAAATCTCAATACGTGATGATGTTCTTGATGGGAGATTCAGAGACAGACTGCAAGTGAATAAACAGACTGGAGATCTCACCATCACAGACATCACAACTCAACACACTGGACTTTATCTAATGGTCAACAACTATGTAGAGGATTTATCCAGATTCTATATTAAAGTCTATA CTCATCTGCCCGTTCCTCTCATCACCTTTAACTCTTCACAATGTccttcatcatcatcaccatcagtctcaaattgtttattattgtgttcAGTGTTGAATATGAGAGGTGTGAGTCTGTCCTGGTACAAAGGAAACAGTTTATTGTCCAGCATCAGTGTGTCTGATCTCAACATCAGACTCTCTCTACCTCTGGAGGTTGAATATCAggatacaaacacatacagctGTGTACTCAACAATACCAACACAAACCAAACTCAACATCTCAACATCACTCAACTCTGTCAGCCGTGTTCAG ATTGTGTCAGCTGTTGTGATACGACTGAATCTGTGATCCGATTGGTCGTCTCTGCTCTTGTGGGCGTGGCTACTGTAGCTGTTCTGATTTATGACATCAGATCCAAATTTGAATAG